In a single window of the Streptacidiphilus sp. P02-A3a genome:
- a CDS encoding glycosyltransferase 87 family protein: protein MTSLGLDAKDGAAPAAPWSRLPAFLRAPVLALRDAPRRRTLAAFWIGVASLLLYAVVRHLARVSMIDMVVYRAEGGAVAHGHDLYDLRVTRYLLPATYPPFAAMLFTPTAWVPVPLLRILVTGVNLVLLGGFGYLSAVLVGWPKRTMRPALVFLVVGLGVWLEPVFTTLRYGQINLLIGVLVLYDLTRPDSRRSKGAALGLAAAIKITPGLFAVYLLLSGRIRAAVTAGLSCLATILVGLLVLPHASVEFWTGDLYDTSRVGKEYIVDNQSLRGVLDRLLHTTHSGTSTLLLSAAVAVFGLTVSVGLHRAAGSLPRGRAWSVLCCAVTALLISPISWTHHWVWCVPLIVLLAAEAAHERARPAGGALLRGRWRATAVATALGFCSFAMWMVPHKGLSNLRIPYPLQPVAAIYPLLGLAFLLLAGERLRRHRRRRRRRSATAHRPSVPGQEGGQRPVQVEGILLPAGRDQP, encoded by the coding sequence GTGACGAGCCTCGGTCTGGACGCGAAGGACGGCGCGGCTCCGGCCGCGCCCTGGTCCCGCCTGCCCGCGTTCCTCCGGGCGCCGGTGCTCGCCCTGCGCGACGCCCCCCGGCGGCGGACACTGGCCGCGTTCTGGATCGGCGTGGCCTCCCTCCTGCTGTACGCGGTGGTCCGGCACCTGGCCCGAGTGTCCATGATCGACATGGTGGTCTACCGGGCCGAGGGCGGCGCCGTCGCCCACGGACACGACCTCTACGACCTCCGGGTCACCAGGTACCTGCTGCCCGCGACCTACCCGCCGTTCGCCGCGATGCTGTTCACCCCGACCGCCTGGGTGCCCGTGCCGCTGCTGCGGATCCTGGTCACCGGTGTGAACCTGGTGCTGCTCGGCGGCTTCGGCTACCTGTCCGCGGTGCTCGTGGGCTGGCCCAAACGCACCATGCGACCGGCCCTGGTGTTCCTGGTGGTGGGCCTCGGGGTGTGGCTGGAGCCGGTGTTCACCACGCTGCGCTACGGGCAGATCAACCTGCTCATCGGCGTGCTGGTGCTCTACGACCTGACCCGCCCGGACAGCCGCCGCAGCAAGGGCGCCGCCCTCGGCCTGGCCGCCGCCATCAAGATCACCCCCGGCCTGTTCGCCGTCTACCTGCTGCTCAGCGGCCGGATCCGGGCCGCCGTCACGGCCGGGCTCAGCTGCCTGGCGACGATACTGGTCGGGCTACTGGTCCTGCCGCACGCCTCGGTCGAGTTCTGGACCGGCGACCTCTACGACACCAGCCGGGTCGGCAAGGAGTACATCGTCGACAACCAGTCGCTGCGGGGCGTCCTGGACCGACTGCTGCACACCACCCACAGCGGCACCAGCACGCTGCTGCTCAGCGCGGCGGTGGCGGTCTTCGGGCTGACCGTCTCCGTCGGCCTGCACCGCGCCGCCGGGAGCCTCCCGCGCGGCCGCGCCTGGTCGGTGCTCTGCTGCGCGGTCACCGCACTGCTGATCTCCCCGATCAGCTGGACCCACCACTGGGTCTGGTGCGTCCCGCTGATCGTGCTGCTGGCCGCCGAGGCCGCGCACGAGCGGGCCCGCCCGGCCGGGGGCGCGCTGCTGCGCGGCCGATGGCGGGCCACCGCCGTCGCCACCGCCCTCGGCTTCTGCTCCTTCGCCATGTGGATGGTCCCGCACAAGGGGCTCAGCAACCTGCGGATCCCGTACCCGCTGCAACCGGTCGCCGCGATCTACCCGCTGCTCGGCCTCGCCTTCCTGCTGCTCGCCGGGGAGCGCCTGCGCCGGCACCGGCGCAGGCGCCGAAGGCGGAGCGCGACCGCGCACCGCCCCTCAGTGCCCGGCCAGGAGGGCGGCCAGCGTCCCGTCCAGGTCGAGGGCATCCTCCTCCCGGCCGGCCGGGACCAGCCGTAG
- a CDS encoding SsgA family sporulation/cell division regulator gives MAMDSDESVLGGTEREVRQELTVSLVLGPERNVPVPALLIYRAEDPYAVHITFHLGQDTPVTWVFARDLLIEGVFRACGHGDVRVWPTRMEGRSVMCLALSSPAGDALIEAPTGVFAAWLERCLRLVPAGREEDALDLDGTLAALLAGH, from the coding sequence ATGGCCATGGACAGCGACGAGAGCGTGCTGGGCGGTACCGAGCGGGAGGTACGACAGGAACTGACGGTGAGCCTGGTGCTCGGGCCGGAGCGGAACGTGCCGGTACCGGCCCTGCTGATCTACCGGGCGGAGGATCCCTACGCGGTGCACATCACCTTTCACCTGGGCCAGGACACCCCGGTGACCTGGGTGTTCGCCCGCGATCTGCTGATCGAGGGGGTGTTCCGGGCCTGCGGGCACGGTGACGTGCGGGTCTGGCCGACCCGGATGGAGGGGCGCAGCGTGATGTGCCTGGCGCTCAGCTCCCCGGCCGGGGACGCCCTGATCGAGGCTCCGACCGGGGTGTTCGCGGCCTGGCTGGAGCGTTGCCTACGGCTGGTCCCGGCCGGCCGGGAGGAGGATGCCCTCGACCTGGACGGGACGCTGGCCGCCCTCCTGGCCGGGCACTGA
- a CDS encoding RDD family protein, protein MTTPEPPDEPTPPSFEKPAAGGSPHETPPPYGQSPYPGQPPYGHQPPNGTPQPGVGAPLYDPNRSGTYPYGPTPYGNAPVSQMPPLGGLGRRLAARIIDTVLLAIVGVPLSLLAYAGSSHDRTARTVVAEVALALVGFVYEGLMLTLSRGQTVGKKAMRIRVAVLASGAVPSGRTGWIRSAVYWLPGIFSALCIPALFSLLNILWCTWDRPYRQCLHDKAAKTVVVRTD, encoded by the coding sequence ATGACGACACCTGAGCCGCCCGACGAGCCGACCCCGCCCTCGTTCGAGAAGCCGGCGGCGGGCGGTTCGCCCCATGAGACGCCCCCGCCCTACGGTCAGTCGCCGTATCCGGGGCAGCCGCCGTACGGTCACCAGCCGCCGAACGGCACTCCTCAGCCCGGTGTCGGCGCCCCCCTCTACGACCCGAACCGGAGCGGTACCTACCCGTACGGTCCCACCCCCTACGGCAACGCGCCGGTGTCCCAGATGCCGCCGCTGGGCGGGCTCGGGCGGCGGTTGGCGGCCCGGATCATCGACACCGTGCTGCTGGCGATCGTCGGCGTGCCGCTGTCGCTGCTCGCCTACGCCGGTTCCAGCCACGACCGCACGGCGCGCACGGTGGTGGCCGAGGTGGCGCTGGCGCTGGTGGGGTTCGTCTACGAGGGGCTGATGCTGACCCTGTCGCGCGGGCAGACGGTGGGGAAGAAGGCGATGCGGATCCGGGTCGCGGTGCTGGCCAGCGGCGCGGTGCCGTCCGGCAGGACCGGCTGGATCAGGTCGGCCGTCTACTGGCTCCCGGGCATCTTCAGCGCCCTGTGCATTCCGGCTCTGTTCTCGCTGCTGAACATCCTGTGGTGCACCTGGGACCGGCCGTACCGCCAGTGCCTGCACGACAAGGCCGCCAAGACCGTGGTGGTCAGGACGGACTGA
- a CDS encoding RDD family protein, which translates to MSVPPSAGSEAEDRPSAGYYPDPSIPGYVRYWDGGRWLPGTSRPAPPDGEVLAPPRAATRPNAPSMSFVPPPAPHRPVAESPLEESGPIYLDETSGLPLTQSPPLPGQHQAEGEARNQGGGEAADGPWRADAAQQRGLMETGRVPRWVSWGAPAQEEEGPSARLLHLPTSDVQPSTAPPHPRLTPVPDSWPVPEPAAGPAPFPAPAAPAAYRPPAAYEPPAARVPAHQAPVGHVPAEAEYPAPALPARPVPTALSVSPPPQSQAAPYRVADRSAVPSPTPGDGSGALSPAMAAFAAPAPPAPVAAPEPAAAPAAPVAPALPATPATPATDQAPRHIRAVGARQSGPRPALLGRRLGARLLDLAVVVGAVTPIAVPLVRTVTSHLQQKIDLARNLDGDSTVWLVDPTVLRGAGVLVLAVLLVGLVYEALPTALWGRTLGKALFGLRVLDLRSKRKPGPGRVLARWFSYQLLLVLAVGVFDLMWCMVDRPWRQCWHDKAGGTYVTSGAAAASKEH; encoded by the coding sequence ATGTCGGTTCCACCCTCCGCCGGGTCCGAGGCCGAAGACCGCCCCTCGGCCGGCTACTACCCCGACCCCTCGATCCCCGGCTACGTCCGGTACTGGGACGGGGGTCGCTGGCTTCCCGGGACGAGCCGTCCCGCCCCGCCGGACGGCGAGGTGCTCGCGCCGCCCCGGGCGGCGACGCGGCCGAACGCACCGTCGATGAGCTTCGTGCCGCCGCCCGCGCCGCACCGGCCGGTCGCCGAGTCCCCGCTGGAGGAGTCCGGGCCGATCTACCTGGACGAGACCAGCGGCCTGCCGCTGACCCAGTCCCCGCCGCTCCCGGGGCAGCACCAGGCCGAGGGCGAGGCCCGGAACCAGGGCGGGGGCGAGGCGGCGGACGGCCCCTGGCGCGCGGACGCGGCGCAGCAGCGCGGCCTGATGGAGACCGGCCGGGTACCGCGCTGGGTCAGCTGGGGCGCCCCGGCGCAGGAGGAGGAGGGCCCGTCGGCCCGCCTGCTGCACCTGCCCACCTCCGACGTCCAGCCGTCGACGGCCCCGCCGCACCCCCGGCTGACCCCGGTCCCGGACTCCTGGCCGGTCCCGGAGCCCGCCGCCGGTCCGGCCCCGTTCCCGGCCCCGGCCGCACCGGCGGCGTACCGGCCCCCGGCCGCCTACGAGCCCCCGGCCGCCCGGGTGCCCGCCCACCAGGCCCCGGTCGGCCACGTCCCGGCGGAGGCCGAGTACCCGGCCCCGGCGCTGCCCGCGCGGCCGGTGCCGACCGCCCTCTCCGTGAGCCCGCCGCCGCAGTCCCAGGCCGCGCCGTACCGGGTCGCGGACCGCTCCGCGGTGCCGTCCCCCACCCCCGGCGACGGTTCGGGGGCGCTGAGCCCGGCCATGGCCGCCTTCGCCGCTCCGGCGCCCCCGGCCCCCGTCGCCGCTCCCGAACCGGCCGCCGCCCCGGCCGCCCCGGTGGCCCCCGCCCTCCCGGCCACCCCGGCCACCCCGGCCACGGACCAGGCGCCGAGGCACATCCGGGCCGTGGGCGCGCGGCAGTCCGGTCCCCGGCCCGCCCTGCTCGGGCGCCGCCTCGGCGCCCGGCTGCTCGACCTCGCGGTCGTGGTCGGCGCGGTGACCCCGATCGCCGTCCCGCTGGTCCGGACGGTGACCTCGCACCTCCAGCAGAAGATCGATCTCGCCCGTAACCTGGACGGCGACAGTACGGTCTGGCTGGTCGATCCGACCGTGCTGCGCGGCGCCGGTGTGCTGGTGCTCGCGGTCCTCCTGGTCGGCCTCGTCTACGAGGCGCTGCCGACCGCCCTGTGGGGGCGGACCCTGGGCAAGGCGCTGTTCGGTCTGCGGGTGCTCGACCTGCGGTCCAAGCGCAAGCCGGGCCCGGGCCGGGTGCTGGCGCGCTGGTTCTCGTACCAGCTGCTGCTGGTGCTCGCGGTGGGCGTCTTCGACCTGATGTGGTGCATGGTGGACCGGCCGTGGCGCCAGTGCTGGCACGACAAGGCGGGCGGCACCTACGTCACCTCCGGGGCCGCTGCCGCGTCGAAGGAGCACTGA